The Listeria cossartiae subsp. cossartiae nucleotide sequence ATTAAAACGCGGTCTTTATCATCTTCAAAATCTGTTGTTCTCAACCAAGTCGCGCCATCTTGCTCATAAATATAGCCATTTTCGCGCAAACGTTCTAACGCTGGCAACACTTTATTTTCTTCGTATAGAGATGTTTCTGAAAACCACTCATCAAAAGAAACACGGAATTCTTCTAAGTCCGCACGTAATTTCCCAGTTTCAAATGCTAGTGCATCAACACGGAAAACGGAACGACGCTCTTCTTCACTCGCATTCACATATTTATCGCCATATTTAGCAGCTAAATCTTTCCCAAGGGAGATAATATCAGCACCGCGGTAGCCATCTTCTGGGAATTCAGATTCTAGGCCTAGCGCTTCAAAATAACGCGCTTCTGCTGAAAGAACTAAATTATTGATTTGATTTCCGGCATCGTTAATATAATATTCTCTTGAAACATCAAATCCGGCCATGTTCATGATGTTAGCAAGTGAGTCTCCGATTGCAGCGCCACGTGCATGCCCTAAATGCAAGTCGCCAGTTGGGTTTGCGGAAACAAATTCAATTTGGAATTTTTCTCCTTTACCAAAATCAGACTCTCCGTATTTTTTATCTTCGGTTAAAATAACTGGAACTAAATCGGTTAAATAAGCATTATCTAAGTAGAAGTTAATAAAACCAGGCCCAGCAATTTCTACTTCTTTAATTAATTTGTTATCTTTTTTAAGTTCTGGAACGATACTTTCGGCAATTTGACGCGGGGCTTTCTTAGCTACTCTAGCAAGCTGCATCGCAATATTAGTCGAATAATCTCCATGCTTTTTATCTTTTGGTACTTCGAGTAAAATTTCTGGTACTTCTGCTTCTTCTAAACCAACCGCTTGAACAACTGCTTGTTTGATATGTTCAATTAGTTTGATTTGGTTCTCTTGCATGACATTCATTCTGCGTCCTCCTCTATTTTCATTAAAACAGTATATGAGCCAATGTATTCGCCGTGACTTAGCAAATCATATTGAAATGCGACTTCACTCAGCACATCCGGCTTATTTTCATATAGTTCTTCCATTGAAACTAATTCTGATTCTAATTGTAATTTCCCTGCTCCTGAATCAACAGACGCAGTACTTCTCCGATTATCTCGAAAAAAGTGCATTCTCATATTTACGGCACCACTTCTCATTAAAAGCAGTTCGTTGTCAGCAATTTTAAGAACCGTACGAATTGTTCCAGCTAATTGTTTTTCCTCATAATGCAGATACCGATTACCTTTATCGCGGTAAAAAACACCCGAAACAGACATATCGGATTTTTCTTCTGCATCCATCTGACGGATGACATTGGTGATATGAATAGTTACTTTTTTTCGTTCCATTTGATTGGCTGTCATATCGCTTATTTACCCCTTTCCGGTCAGAAGAATAGACGCATTATATTATAGTGAAAAATAGCATGAAAAGCAACAGGTTAAAATGACGTTAGACCAAATATTGCTAAAATCACATTTAGAACAAACGGAATCACAGTATCAAAAATCGGTTGAATCGTAAATTCGGAGATAGGCGTTACCGCAACTACTAGGAAAATAAGTATCGCATATCGTTCTAGCGGTTCAAGTTTGGCTCTAGCAGACATTGGTAAAAACTCTACTAAAATTTGGTAGCCATCCAGTGGCGGAAGTGGAATTAAGTTAAATACAAATAATACTAGATTTAAGTCCACAAAAATCATTAAAAATGTTTCTGTAACCGAGCCATATGTAAAGAAAGAAAAATTTAAAAACAGTGCATAAAAACCAATACCAACAATCGCAAGGAATAAATTACTGATTGGACCAGCAAGCGAAACAAGTATACTGCCAAGTCGGCGCTTCTTTAATTTAAATCGATTGACTGGGGTCGGTTTAGCCCAACCGAAACCGGCAATTAAGATCATCAGTAAACCGAATAAATCAATATGTACAATTGGGTTCAAGGACAATCTCCCTTGATTTTTGGCTGTGTCATCCCCAAAAGCGAGCGCAACCAAAGCATGAGCCCATTCATGGATGGTAAAAGCAATTAATAATGTAGCAACAACATAAGGTATCATTTCTAGTGGGTAAGCGAGAAAACTAGGCATAAGTGCCTCCTTTATCTTTTATAGAGTAATTTTTATATGCTATAATGAAAAAAACGTTGATCGAGGTGAGAAAATGCCATTTGTTACCATTCAATTTTTAGAAGGTCGTACGGACGATCAAAAGAAAGCTTTAGTGAGCGAAGTAACTGAAGTTGTTTCCAAAAACCTAAAAGCACCGAAAGAAAACATTCATGTAATTTTAGAAGAAATGAAAAAAACAGATTACGGTGTTGGCGGCGTAAGAAAATCAGATATTTAAGCGTACTAGAAGCAAGGTTTATCGCCTTGCTTTTTTATTTTTCTTTGAGGGAATGCGCATGAATAATCGAAATCATTCTTTCCGCAATTTCTTGATCCACTCGCCCGCTCTCGATAAAATCAAGCGGATAATACAATTTTATATCCGTCCGCCGCTCCCGACCAATCGCTTCAACAACTGGAGATTCGGTCGATAATTCGCGTAACTCCCCGTTTCCCATCAAAAGTTTAATCGGGTCTTTCCCGCTACCAACTCCTGGAAGATAGTAATCGTAAGGCAAATCGCTGGAAGAATCAATCACTAAATAATACGACGGGTCAATATCTGCTTTTTCAAGTAGTCCTTTTAGTTCTGCATAAAATTCAGCATCTTCTTTTGGATCGTAGTTGGTGTATCTAAGCAATCTCCTATTCAAAAAGCGGCTACACAAATCACTTAAAATCGGATCAGCTTCCTCTTGCCAAATGGAAAAGTAGTACATCAACACAATATCATCCAGTACGATATACTCTTTTAAACTTACTTCATTCAAAAAGAATGGTAGTACTTGAATCGGTGTAACCTGAAATTCATAGCCAGCGCAATATAACTTTTTGGCGCGCTCGAGGATTTTCCATAATAATACTTCACCGCTTCGACTAACTGGGTGAAAATATACTTGTTGATACATTTGGTAGCGACTCATAATATAGTCTTCTACCGCATGCATTCCAGAATATTTCACAATGACCCCATTGCCATCTGGACTTGGCCTTAACACCCGCAAAATCCGCTCGATATCAAACTTCCCGTAACTAACGCCGGTATAATAAGCATCTCGCAGTAAATAATCCATTCGATCCGCATCAATCTGACTAGAAATCAACTTCACTAGCGTTTGATTAGGATAGTTTTTCTTAATAATAGCGGCAACTTTTAGCGGAAACTCTTCTCCAACCCGCATCAATACTTCACTGACTTCGGTATCACCAATAATAATCTCCTGTGTATAAGCCTCATGATCCGTCCCAAAAACCTTTTCAAAAGCGTGTGAAAATGGACCATGACCTAAATCATGTAAAAGCGCAGCGCACAAAGCAACCATACGCTCTTCCGGATCAAGTTGCGGCTCATTCGCAAACGTCACATCAATGATTTGCCGAACGATTTCGTAAACGCCTAACGAATGATTAAAACGGCTGTGTTCCGCCCCGTGAAAAGTGAGCGAGGTCGTCCCCAATTGGTGTATTCGCCGCAAACGCTGAAACTCTTTTGTAGCAATTAAATCCCAAATTAATTTATCAGAAACATGTACATATCCATGCACTGGATCTTTGAATACTTTTTCTTCCAGTAGTTTCTCTGTTAAATAACTCATGCAGCCCTCTCCTCTCAAGTAAGTTCACGCAAGCACTTTATCATTCCTTGCAATTAAGCGTTCGTAATAAGCTGGAAAAAGATCCAGTTCTTCTGGTGTAAGCGTACCCGATACCAGTTCGCCAGCATAGTGCCGCAAGCTGTTGAATAGTCGCACCAATGTTTCATTTATGCTTATCTCGGTCTTCATTAAATCTGAAAGTGAACCCATAACAGTAGAATCCACATCCGGGAACGTATATTTTGTTTGCTTGTCTTTACCACTAATCGTGTAGAAATCCCGAATTAATTCCGAGCGAGCTGTTTGATTTCCTTCAATCGCTAAATAAATTTGAACTGCCACGCCTTTAGCCATCCTGCGCTGAGAAATACCAGCAAACTTTTTCCCACGAATACTAAGGTCATAACTACCAGGACAATAAGAATTCACGATTTCTTTCGCGTCAATTACTTCATTACAGTCCACGAACATGTCTTTTATCAGCGTAAACATTGTTTCATAGCCTCGCTCAATCGCGATTCCTCGTTCTGCA carries:
- a CDS encoding HD domain-containing protein codes for the protein MSYLTEKLLEEKVFKDPVHGYVHVSDKLIWDLIATKEFQRLRRIHQLGTTSLTFHGAEHSRFNHSLGVYEIVRQIIDVTFANEPQLDPEERMVALCAALLHDLGHGPFSHAFEKVFGTDHEAYTQEIIIGDTEVSEVLMRVGEEFPLKVAAIIKKNYPNQTLVKLISSQIDADRMDYLLRDAYYTGVSYGKFDIERILRVLRPSPDGNGVIVKYSGMHAVEDYIMSRYQMYQQVYFHPVSRSGEVLLWKILERAKKLYCAGYEFQVTPIQVLPFFLNEVSLKEYIVLDDIVLMYYFSIWQEEADPILSDLCSRFLNRRLLRYTNYDPKEDAEFYAELKGLLEKADIDPSYYLVIDSSSDLPYDYYLPGVGSGKDPIKLLMGNGELRELSTESPVVEAIGRERRTDIKLYYPLDFIESGRVDQEIAERMISIIHAHSLKEK
- a CDS encoding DUF1934 domain-containing protein encodes the protein MTANQMERKKVTIHITNVIRQMDAEEKSDMSVSGVFYRDKGNRYLHYEEKQLAGTIRTVLKIADNELLLMRSGAVNMRMHFFRDNRRSTASVDSGAGKLQLESELVSMEELYENKPDVLSEVAFQYDLLSHGEYIGSYTVLMKIEEDAE
- a CDS encoding 2-hydroxymuconate tautomerase; the encoded protein is MPFVTIQFLEGRTDDQKKALVSEVTEVVSKNLKAPKENIHVILEEMKKTDYGVGGVRKSDI
- a CDS encoding site-2 protease family protein, producing the protein MPSFLAYPLEMIPYVVATLLIAFTIHEWAHALVALAFGDDTAKNQGRLSLNPIVHIDLFGLLMILIAGFGWAKPTPVNRFKLKKRRLGSILVSLAGPISNLFLAIVGIGFYALFLNFSFFTYGSVTETFLMIFVDLNLVLFVFNLIPLPPLDGYQILVEFLPMSARAKLEPLERYAILIFLVVAVTPISEFTIQPIFDTVIPFVLNVILAIFGLTSF
- the argS gene encoding arginine--tRNA ligase encodes the protein MNVMQENQIKLIEHIKQAVVQAVGLEEAEVPEILLEVPKDKKHGDYSTNIAMQLARVAKKAPRQIAESIVPELKKDNKLIKEVEIAGPGFINFYLDNAYLTDLVPVILTEDKKYGESDFGKGEKFQIEFVSANPTGDLHLGHARGAAIGDSLANIMNMAGFDVSREYYINDAGNQINNLVLSAEARYFEALGLESEFPEDGYRGADIISLGKDLAAKYGDKYVNASEEERRSVFRVDALAFETGKLRADLEEFRVSFDEWFSETSLYEENKVLPALERLRENGYIYEQDGATWLRTTDFEDDKDRVLIKTDGSYTYFLPDIAYHLNKLERGFDVLIDIWGADHHGYIPRMRAAIEALGYSPNQLEVEIIQLVHLFEDGVQVKMSKRTGKSVTMRDLIEEVGLDATRYFFAMRSSDTHMNFDMSLAKSTSNDNPVYYVQYAHARISSILRSGKEQGLEVTKDADMSLLQTEAEYDLLKVLGEFADVVAEAAAKRAPHRIVRYLNDLATAFHRFYNSNKVLDMDNLEVTKARLALIKTAQITLRNGLTLLGVSAPEKM
- the lipL gene encoding lipoyl-[GcvH]:protein N-lipoyltransferase — its product is MNIENTLLKQDVWRFIDNTTINPAFDAIQSFATDDTLCRSVGARMAPSTVRGWVHEKTVSLGIQDSKLPDIDKGIAFLQEQGYRVVVRNSGGLAVVLDSGVLNLSMVLPDAERGIAIERGYETMFTLIKDMFVDCNEVIDAKEIVNSYCPGSYDLSIRGKKFAGISQRRMAKGVAVQIYLAIEGNQTARSELIRDFYTISGKDKQTKYTFPDVDSTVMGSLSDLMKTEISINETLVRLFNSLRHYAGELVSGTLTPEELDLFPAYYERLIARNDKVLA